A window from Macaca fascicularis isolate 582-1 chromosome 20, T2T-MFA8v1.1 encodes these proteins:
- the DCTPP1 gene encoding dCTP pyrophosphatase 1 isoform X1 → MSVAGGEIRGDTAGEDTAAPGRFSFSPEPTLEDIRRLHAEFAAERDWEQFHQPRNLLLALVGEVGELAELFQWKTDGEPGPQGWSPRERLALQEELSDVLIYLVALAARCRVDLPLAVLSKMDINRRRYPAHLARSSSRKYTELPHGAVSEDQAVRPADLPCDSTGQTST, encoded by the exons ATGTCTGTGGCCGGTGGGGAGATTCGTGGAGACACGGCGGGAGAGGACACTGCTGCTCCCGGCCGGTTCAGCTTCAGCCCGGAGCCCACGCTTGAGGACAT TCGCCGCCTCCATGCCGAGTTTGCTGCAGAACGAGACTGGGAACAGTTCCATCAGCCTCGGAACCTCCTCCTGGCCTTGGTCGGGGAAGTGGGAGAGCTCGCAGAACTCTT TCAGTGGAAAACCGATGGGGAACCTGGCCCCCAAGGCTGGTCCCCCAGGGAACGGTTAGCCCTTCAAGAGGAGCTTAGTGACGTCCTCATCTACCTGGTGGCATTAGCAGCCCGCTGCCGTGTGGATCTGCCGCTAGCAGTGCTCTCCAAAATGGACATCAACCGGCGACGCTACCCAGCCCATCTGGCCCGCAGCTCTTCCCGCAAGTATACAGAATTGCCCCATGGTGCCGTCTCTGAAGACCAGGCTGTGAGGCCTGCGGACCTTCCCTGTGACTCCACGGGCCAGACCTCAACCTAG
- the DCTPP1 gene encoding dCTP pyrophosphatase 1 isoform X2, with product MSVAGGEIRGDTAGEDTAAPGRFSFSPEPTLEDIRRLHAEFAAERDWEQFHQPRNLLLALVGEVGELAELLLFAVVGDAERTHGSLPSRGTQPPGRQRCEV from the exons ATGTCTGTGGCCGGTGGGGAGATTCGTGGAGACACGGCGGGAGAGGACACTGCTGCTCCCGGCCGGTTCAGCTTCAGCCCGGAGCCCACGCTTGAGGACAT TCGCCGCCTCCATGCCGAGTTTGCTGCAGAACGAGACTGGGAACAGTTCCATCAGCCTCGGAACCTCCTCCTGGCCTTGGTCGGGGAAGTGGGAGAGCTCGCAGAACTCTT GCTCTTTGCTGTTGTCGGGGATGCAGAAAGGACTCACGGGTCCCTGCCCTCTAGGGGCACCCAGCCTCCTGGAAGACAGAGGTGTGAGGTGTGA